GTAAAATGACTCGCCTCACGCCCACACCTCTTAAAACATTGGTGCTGATTAATAGATCAACAATCATGTAAACCCCTTCCTCCTTTCCTATTTATTGTTCATTTTCAATAACTTCCCTGGTTACCTCTTTGTCACCTGAGCCACGACAGATTTAACTATTGGACAATAACTCGGAATAGCAATATCTGACCTATCTATTGTTCATTTTCAATAACTTTCAATGTTACCTCTTTCTTACCTAGGCTTGCCTAATTTTACTATTGGACTCTAAATAAGAATAGCACTATTTGACCTACCATTTAAATTTATCCCCTAAATGCCTATTTCTTCTAAATGGTTGTCACCATTTGCTACTTTTATAGTCCAAGATAATTGGACACGGCTTAGGAATGAAAAGATCTGCTAGGAAAGAAAACAACATTTGGACAGTTCTATTTGGATCTTtgagaaggggagccttggcgtaactggtaaagttgctgtcatgtgaccaggaggtcacgggttcgagccgtggaaacagcctcttgtagaaatgcaaggtaaggctgcgtacaatagacccttgtggtccgaccTTTCCTCGGACTCctcgcatagcgggagcttagtgcaccgggctgcctttTTTTATTTGGATCTTTGTGAGTTAGATGGTTCTAACATTTTTCAAAGAACTTACCTACTTGTTCTCGAAATGGCATAGAAAAGGGTTGGCTTCTGCAAGATCAGGAATGTGgtcagaaaaaaatcaagaactcttATCAACATCAACATCTCAATTCAAACTTTTGACTTTATCTCCAGATATTTTGTTTCTTCTGTGTTTAGTGTGTATGCAACTCCATATTTCAGCTCTTTCAAGCATTAAGTTTACTACTTTTACATGGCAGACTGTGAAAAATCAGATTAATCAAATGGATGACAACCTCAGAAACaaactcaaagttgactttacTGTTGCTTCTTAATATCTAGTGAAGCAAAATCACCAATAGATTCTTGTTCTGCAGCTGTTCAGAAGAAAATACAACTCCTTTCTACACAAAAGTACGTGTGACATTCCTGAAAGTCCTTGTCTATATTACTCCCACTGATCATGAAAATTAGAGACTTCAAAACACAAATTTGTGAAAGAGACTCTTCCATAAGTGTCATGAGAAAAGGTTGTATTCATCTTACCGTTTAACTTTTGCTGCTTCAGCAAATGGATACTTGTTTTTCTATGATTAATAGCACGACCGATCAAACAGTGCTGCTTGCCTTGCAATCTCAAGCATCTTTATACGATTCTCACAATGTCTTAACAAGAAACTGGTCCAGTTTCACCCCAGTCTGTAGTTGGATTGGAGTTACTTGTGGCCCTCGCCACCAAAGAGTCACTGCCTTAAATCTTTCTAGTATGAACCTTAACGGAATGGTTCCACCACAGCTTGGAAATCTGTCGTTTCTCATTTCCCTCGATATCAGAAACAATACCTTCCATGGGAGTTTGCCTGAGGAGTTGGCTCGTTTGAGGAGATTGAAAATGATCAATGTCATGAACAACAACTTTACTGGTGCAATCCCATCATTTTTTGGGTTGTTACCAAACCTTCATTCCTTGTACCTTTCATTTAACCAATTTTCTGGTAACATCCCTCCATCCCTTTTTAATATAACAAAACTAAAGGAGTTAAGACTACGAGGGAATTTTCTTGGTGGAGAAATTCCTCAAGAAATCAGTAGTCTTTGTTGCTTGAATTTCATAGACCTGCAAGATAATAAGCTTACAGGCTCTATACCACCAAGTATGTTTAACAAAGTCATCGCTTAAACAGATTGGTCTGACAAATAACATTCTTTATGGGGAACTACCGGGAAATAGATGTGACAATCTTCCAAATTTGGAGGCACTTATGCTTTCAAAAAATCGGCTTGATGGGTTGATTCCTTCAAATTTGCAGAATTGCTCAAAACTTAGAACACTATCATTGTCTCTAAATGATTTCACTGGAACCATACCAGCAGAGATCGGGAACTTAACTATGCTGACAACTCTGCTACTTGGGCTTACCTACTTGAAAGGTATTGCTATGTTATTTGCAAGTCCTTTAAAGCATATATTTTTCCTCCAAGCATCTGAAATTGGATTCAGCAATTTGCATGCTTTTTAGTCACTTTTGTGTCATTTCCTAATTTGGCAGGTGAAATACCAGTGGAGCTTGGATATCTTCTCAGACTCCAACTATTTAGATTGTATCAAAATAGGCTGAGTGGTTCAATTCCAGCAAGCCTTTTCAATATTTCAACCCTCCAAATCTTGACACTTGTGGACTGTCAGCTATCAGGGACTCTACCATCAAATGTAGGCCAAGGCACACCAAATCTCAAAGAAATTTATTTGGGAATGAATAATCTCAGTGGAGTCTTCCCTGCTTCTATTTCGAACGCTTCAAGACTCACTCTTCTAGACCTTTATAACAACATGTTCTCCGGTTCCATTCCTGATTCCCTTGGTAATTTAGAATTGCTTGAAGTTCTACAGTTAGGCAATAACTGGTTGATCAACCAGAATCCCTCTTCAGAATTAACCTTCCTGACTTCACTGACGAGATGTCGAAATCTAAGGGAACTGGTCATTGGACAAAATCCTTTGAATGGAATTCTTCCGGCTTCTATTGGTAATTTCTCGAGCTCTCTCGAAATCTTTTCTGCGTATAGGTGCAAACTTAGCGGCATTATACCAGAAGAAATTGGAAACCTAACTGATGTGCTAAGGATATCACTAAATGGAAATGACTTGACGGGTTTCATTCCAAAAACTTTAAGAGGTTTGCGGAAGCTTCAAAGATTCTTTTTACGAAGTAACATGATAAGCAGGACTATACCAGATGATATTTGTTACTTGCAAAATATACGAGACCTGAGTTTAAGCCAGAATAAAATTTCAGGTCCATTGCCATTATGTTTGGGGAATGTTACTACTTTGAGAAGTCTTTTTCTTGATTCAAACCAATTGAACTCCAGTTTGCCTGGAGCCTGTGGAGCCTTCAAGATTTATTGGTACTTGATGCAGCATCAAATTCATTTTCTGGTTTTCTATTGCCCCAAATTGGAAATCTGAAGGCTGTCACTGACATTAATTTGTCGTACAATGACTTTTCAGGCATGATTCCTAGCACTATGGGTGGTCTACAAAAGTTGGTTAATTTTTCTCTATCACACAACAGAATAGATGGCCCCATTCCAGATTCTTTTGGGAAAATGTTAAGCTTGGAATTATTGGATTTGGGTTATAACAATCTAACAGGTGAAATACCAAAGTCCTTAGAATCTCTTTTATACCTCAAATACCTTAATATTTCCTTCAATAAACTCATGGGAGAAATTCCAACTGGTGGTCCTTTCGCAAACTTCACCGGTCAGTCATTTTTGTCTAATAGTGGATTATGTGGTGCTTCAAGGCTCCAAATGCCGCCATGTCAAATCAAGTCTCCTCGGAGGACTAGGAGAAAAAGAGTTTTTCTTGTTTCTGTATAGTCTTTTGGGGATAGCATCAGCAATTGTTGCATTAGTCGTTGGATTTCTGAttttaagaagaaaaagaaatgtgCCATCAGGATCAACTGACATATCATCCGTGAGGGCCCACGAAAGAGTTTCATATGATGAACTTCGACAAGCAACAAATGGATTCAGTGAGGACAGTTTGCTTGGTACTGGGAGTTTTAGCAAGGTGTACAAAGGGGTAAAAGATGGGACAATATTCGCAATAAAGGTATTCAAACTGGAACTTGAAGGTGCATTCAAGAGCTTTGAGACAGAATGTGAGATCTTACGCAACCTTCGCCATCGGAACCTGACAAAAGTCATAACTTCTTGTTCCAACTCTAAGTTCAAGGCCTTGTTATTGGAGTACATGCCAAATGGCACCCTTGACAAATGGTTACACTCTCATGACTTTTTCTTGGACATGTTTCAGAGGTTGGACATATTGATCGATGTAGCATCTGCTTTAGACCATCTCCATAACGGTTATTCAGAGCCAGTGGTGCATTGTGATTTGAAGCCTAGCAACATTTTGCTAGATCAAGACATGGTTGGCCATCTAAGTGATTTTGGGATTGCGAAATTGATAGGTACATAGGATAGTTTTAGACAAACTAAGACCATTGGGACCATTGGATACATTGCACCAGGTACCTAAACTTCTCTTGCCTTTATATTTCTTGTATCATTATTCATCTGTCGACCTAGTATGAAATACTTTGAACTGACAATTTCTTTCTTGTCATCACAGAGTATGGACAAGATGGACTTGTATCAACAAGTTGTGACGTGTACAGCTTTGGTATTGTGATGATGGAAGCATTCACAAGGAGGCGGCCTAATGATGAAATGTTTACCGGAGATTTGAGCCTAAGGCATTGGGTAAATCACTCGCTTCCTACTGGAGTTGCAGAAATCGTGGAAGCAGACTTGATAAGGCCAAAGGAAGAACCTCTTAATACAAAAATGCAATGTTTGGTTTCTGTCATGGAATTGGCTTTAAGCTGTACTTCAGTGACACCTGGTGCATGAATCAAATATGAAAGAAGCTCTTTTGGCACTCAAGAACATAAGACTTCAATTGGTCAGAAGCTCAACATTGAAGTGAGGACTTGAAGCCAGAAAGTTCGATCAGGTAGAATTTGTAGAAGGTTTGTGATACTAAGGGTAGAATTAAAATAATACAAAGAAACCCTTTTTGATGTCTGTAGGcctattatttttatttgttaACCAGTCACCTTTATACTTCCACCATATGGAAATTGTTTCCCTAAACTTGTTTCGCCTCCATTGTACTATTTGATTAGCATAATTAATAATTTGAAAGCAGGACTAAAGAAAGTTATGGTGAATAAAGCGTGCAGAATACAAGGCTAAGTGGAGCGAAAAGGATTTTCCATGATATGGGAAATGAAAACTATTTTCCCCACACGAAGTTTGTAAATAAGTCATTGTCTGATAATGAGCAAGGACTATCCATCTCCTGCTACTTTGAAATGGAAACCTAACTCCAGTAATTAGCAGAACATTTAACAGGTGGTTACTCATAATTTTCATTGAAAAATAAAGCAATAGTTTTGTCAAAAGCTATTTTCAATATCACCTTCCATCATGTCATCTGCAAGTTATCATGGAATTTCCCTATTTCCTGTCAAACCTTGCTAGCGTTGTGTACTATTGATCCTTTTCTTGTCACTGCTGTTATACACTGCAGCCTTGAATGCCTAAAAGCAACCAGCAGCTGAAACTCACTTTAAGGGACATCAAATTATTCTTTCCTACCTAATTCATAGCCCACATCTTTTGCAGATACTTCCTTCCACTGCCTTTTTCTCTTCCATTGTACCTTGTTTTAGCTTTAACAATAACACATTAATTTTCCGAAACATGCGctagagaaaaagaaaattacaTAAAGCACATATACTTAAAACGGCCATAATTTAACTTGAAAACAACTATGTACAAGAACAACATCCTTCTAGCTAGTCAATCATGATTGGCCTAGTCCATGGCATTAGGACCAAAACATCTCCTCCTAAGAGGATTCCAAACCCACTGAATAAGAAACTTTCTTCCTTTCACTCCATGTAAATTGAAACCATTCCCCCAAGAATCCTTATAAACTTGTCCAACATATCCACCACCAGCACCAGTCCCATAAACACCTAAGCACATATCAGCAATCTCAGAAGGTGAAATAGGATTATCCCCAGCATACCAAGCATTCACAAGGGGGTTACTTGAGACCTCAGCTAGCTCATGAGCTATCACACTAATCATCCCATCGACCCCCGGATCGCCATTCGGTGCCCCCATTAAGCTGTTTCCTCCATTAGTTGTGCTTGGTGGTGGTTTCCCTGAATCCTTAGGCCAAGCAAAAGGATAAGCACAGAAACCAGGGCATTGTTTCCCACTATAACCAACCCAAGCATAAGGCACTGTCACTCCAAGAATTGATGGGAATGTGAAGTAGTGAAAACCACAAACAGCCCTACAAAAATCTTGAACTTGGACATCATAAGATGTTAACACTAAGTAAACTCCATTATTATAATTCAAAGGTAGAGATTTTGAGTATGGTCTGACTGCATTCTTGATCACATATTGCATGGATAATCTGCTAAGGTACTTTCCTTGAGAGTACTTGAAGTCAAAGAATTCACCAGAAAGTGAAATGGTTGAGATGTTTTGGCCAGTTTGGTCTGTATAAAGCCGAACGGTTCGCCACCAATCAGCAACAGAAGGGTGAGGtgcataagaagaagaagaaaaggagttGAGAAAGTCTCTAATGGTGGCTTGATGAGAAGGGTTCCAATGGCCATACCATATTACATAAAGTTTAATAGGAGAAGAAAGAACAGGTCCCATATGGTATTCAAGATTAACAAGGTCAGAAGAGCCTTCATAGTTCTTATTTTCATTGTATGGTatccaagaaaaagaaacaaGTGACAAGCAAGAAAAAGATAGAAGCAAGAAGAAATGGAAATAATGATAAAAATGAAGCTTATTGTCCATTTCTCTGGTTTCTTTGTCAGAATGGAGATAAAGGATCTCTTTTAAAAGGAGATTTTTTGGGACTTATATAGAGGGAATTAGAAGATAGGTTGGATTCTTCAAATTACTTTTATATTCTTTCTTTGGACAGGGACAATGAAAAATAGAAAAGCATTTTAACATAATTCATTTGGTGTAACATTGATTACTTTATTTCAATGATGGCCAATTGGCCATGCATATTACTACATCTTTTTCTTTATTCCGTCTACAATGACCAAAGAAATGGTAGTTGGTCCTTGTGTTTTTTATTAACCAACCTTCTAAAGCATTATGTGCCTGCATTTATACCAATTTTGGTAAAACATTGGGATCTGCGAGAAAACATTTGCTTACAATTAATTCAAAAGTGGTCTAGCATTGACTCCTTTCACCACCCCCTCATGTATACTCATGCTAGTAGAATTTTATTATCATCTTGTACTCTCCCAACTAAGGATTTCTCCATTTTTATGGTCGAATTCGAAACCTCTTGTTAAGGGCACAAAAATTCATCCCACAACACCCCTCGGTGGTGCACTTATGTTTGTTAAAAACTATACATGTCCATTGATTGTATACAATTTTCACATGGTTTTACAAGGATTCTCGGGTCGTTTTTGTTGGGCCGTTGCCCATGTTTCCAGCCAAAGGCCCAACAGTCTAATCCTAATTCAACATCAAAAACAAGTTCATGAGATTGCTCAAGATCATATATAAGAGAAATTTCCATTATCCACCGATGCGGGATTCCAACAGTTTTAACAATAGTTCTTTGTATCGTTATGTATTTCTCTCTCCCAATCCAACTCGTTGAATAAATCATCTAAATTCAGGTATACTCCTTATTACAGAGGTCCAGACCCAAAATCTTTCTTTTGCAATCAGTAAAGGGTTATTTTCTAAAGAAACAATTTGACTTATCAATCAGATAGTTTCGCCAGTAGTAAAGCCACAAAAGGTGGTAATATGAACCAAAAGTTGAGTCAAAATCAATGTGTAAAAACCAAATGATTGATGTGTCACTTTAGCTAAAGCAAGCATGTGATACTCTTTCTTTCTCAATTTGCCTTGTTTGATGATAGCTAGCCATTATTTCTTTGTCAACATCTTTGACAATTTGTTTCCCCTATCCTGGGAGAAATGTCATGTTCACACTTGAATGATGGAGTAAAATGCATTAATTGCTGACATCTTTCTATGTATAGATCTCTCTTTTTCTACTTTCAAGGCAATTGTCAATTGGTATAAAAGAATGTAGTACCATTTTCACCTAATATCCCCTAATTTTGCCCCATCAATCAGTAATCGGAAAAAGTGGGACTTTTCACTTTGGAGAACAATCATAACCTTCACTTGTTTTATTGCATAAAAGCTATTCAACCTCTCAAACTTAAGTATTATcttataattataattataattaataAGAATATTAGAGGCATTCaggctaaatttttttttttttttttaataataggcTAAAATAAATTAACACTTTAGTGGATAACTttttgatgaattaattcttttgATTTGTGGGGGAAGTCGCCACCGAGAAGTAACTTTTTTGTGACAACTTTCTACTTTTTGTGACGACTTTAGTCACTGCAGAAAGTCCTATTTCTTGTAAGGGACGGGTGAAGAGATCATTTTAAGAATACCTGAATTTACAAAAGAGTATTTGTACTGATCATCGATTTACGGCTTCATATCTTTGAACATCTCAAATGTTGAGTATATTTTCGTAAACATGAACTCATGTAAACAATGAtatacaatataatat
Above is a genomic segment from Lycium barbarum isolate Lr01 chromosome 12, ASM1917538v2, whole genome shotgun sequence containing:
- the LOC132624441 gene encoding receptor kinase-like protein Xa21 — encoded protein: MGEIPTGGPFANFTGQSFLSNSGLCASAIVALVVGFLILRRKRNVPSGSTDISSVRAHERVSYDELRQATNGFSEDSLLGTGSFSKVYKGVKDGTIFAIKVFKLELEGAFKSFETECEILRNLRHRNLTKVITSCSNSKFKALLLEYMPNGTLDKWLHSHDFFLDMFQRLDILIDVASALDHLHNGYSEPVVHCDLKPSNILLDQDMVGHLSDFGIAKLIEYGQDGLVSTSCDVYSFGIVMMEAFTRRRPNDEMFTGDLSLRHWVNHSLPTGVAEIVEADLIRPKEEPLNTKMQCLVSVMELALSCTSVTPGA
- the LOC132623301 gene encoding probable leucine-rich repeat receptor-like protein kinase At1g35710; translated protein: MLSKNRLDGLIPSNLQNCSKLRTLSLSLNDFTGTIPAEIGNLTMLTTLLLGLTYLKGEIPVELGYLLRLQLFRLYQNRLSGSIPASLFNISTLQILTLVDCQLSGTLPSNVGQGTPNLKEIYLGMNNLSGVFPASISNASRLTLLDLYNNMFSGSIPDSLGNLELLEVLQLGNNWLINQNPSSELTFLTSLTRCRNLRELVIGQNPLNGILPASIGNFSSSLEIFSAYRCKLSGIIPEEIGNLTDVLRISLNGNDLTGFIPKTLRGLRKLQRFFLRSNMISRTIPDDICYLQNIRDLSLSQNKISGPLPLCLGNVTTLRSLFLDSNQLNSSLPGACGAFKIYWYLMQHQIHFLVFYCPKLEI
- the LOC132623302 gene encoding protein EXORDIUM-like 7, with protein sequence MDNKLHFYHYFHFFLLLSFSCLSLVSFSWIPYNENKNYEGSSDLVNLEYHMGPVLSSPIKLYVIWYGHWNPSHQATIRDFLNSFSSSSYAPHPSVADWWRTVRLYTDQTGQNISTISLSGEFFDFKYSQGKYLSRLSMQYVIKNAVRPYSKSLPLNYNNGVYLVLTSYDVQVQDFCRAVCGFHYFTFPSILGVTVPYAWVGYSGKQCPGFCAYPFAWPKDSGKPPPSTTNGGNSLMGAPNGDPGVDGMISVIAHELAEVSSNPLVNAWYAGDNPISPSEIADMCLGVYGTGAGGGYVGQVYKDSWGNGFNLHGVKGRKFLIQWVWNPLRRRCFGPNAMD
- the LOC132624440 gene encoding probable LRR receptor-like serine/threonine-protein kinase At3g47570; amino-acid sequence: MWRDGTVKLHARNVYSCDSIVARAASDANPAANKAERRPQMDTCFSMINSTTDQTVLLALQSQASLYDSHNVLTRNWSSFTPVCSWIGVTCGPRHQRVTALNLSSMNLNGMVPPQLGNLSFLISLDIRNNTFHGSLPEELARLRRLKMINVMNNNFTGAIPSFFGLLPNLHSLYLSFNQFSGNIPPSLFNITKLKELRLRGNFLGGEIPQEISSLCCLNFIDLQDNKLTGSIPPSMFNKVIA